The proteins below come from a single Hypomesus transpacificus isolate Combined female unplaced genomic scaffold, fHypTra1 scaffold_91, whole genome shotgun sequence genomic window:
- the LOC124466328 gene encoding LOW QUALITY PROTEIN: G2/M phase-specific E3 ubiquitin-protein ligase-like (The sequence of the model RefSeq protein was modified relative to this genomic sequence to represent the inferred CDS: inserted 3 bases in 2 codons), with protein MDSDRVVFCPFCGKHMSQLTRLCFSCGRSLEFLNGADKTEGPNTQGTSQQPDNAKQTEKPCTSYKQFMEYKSSKSKERQSFNYGPRGRHRAKERKHVQINIGLMVPNGTDLKPLRGKTLPLFVDPEVAAPDVLKQAVQKMKTFNKDMPEGPYILLYPDCSEVVHVPGSERPFKLAEYKKELGRPYSRITFFICLETHFKGEAVDNTSDSDSEIVIASRSTAEFNRADTVVFEPQNRSTPKLKPKDEREEMDITLPDIVPNLSLPIDHXRVSRFNISRANVWDGAVRGFKRTTYSETCDLLVRFTDDAGIFEEGIDTGGPRREFLSLLMKHLKDRHIFDGPEGHRFLVYNANAVREDEYLMAGKMIAVSVVHGGPGPHFLSEDLVHYLAGQPSFKPTVNLITDEEIGKALREIKNAASLDALQECIMRHSTMLQTAGCLRHVAAVEEKKXVADYLQWYIIDRNSSVIDRFKDGLSALQFLTTLQQHPTLLTPVLCHFEKRLTGFELEKLFKPDLSPSGSNRRLKESQTVTYWADYLLDCEGL; from the exons ATGGACAGCGATAGAGTGGTGTTTTGCCCGTTTTGTGGCAAACATATGAGCCAATTAACAAGACTTTGTTTTTCGTGTGGTCGGTCTTTGGAGTTTTTAAATGGCGCAGACAAGACAGAAGGACCAAACACACAGGGGACATCTCAACAGCCGGATAATGCTAAACAAA CAGAAAAACCTTGCACATCATACAAACAGTTCATGGAGTACAAAAGTTCAAAGTCCAAAGAGCGTCAGTCTTTTAACTACGGGCCGAGAGGAAGACATCGGGCTAAAGAACGAAAACACGTCCAG ATAAACATTGGATTGATGGTGCCAAATGGAACTGATTTAAAACCTCTAAGAGGGAAAACACTCCCGTTATTTGTAGACCCAGAGGTAGCAGCTCCTGATGTACTGAAACAAGCTGTCcagaaaatgaaaacatttaacaagGACATGCCAGAAGGACCGTACATCCTTTTGTATCCAGACTGCTCAGAGGTGGTCCATGTGCCTGGATCAGAAAGGCCATTCAAATTGGCAGAATATAAAAAGGAACTAGGAAGGCCATATTCCAGGATCACATTTTTCATTTGCCtagaaacacattttaaagGAGAAG cAGTGGATAATACTTCAGACTCTGATTCTGAAATTGTCATCGCATCAAGGAGCACAGCTGAATTCAATCGAGCTGACACAGTG GTTTTTGAACCACAAAACCGAAGTACTCCCAAACTCAAACCTAAAGATGAAAG GGAGGAGATGGACATTACACTACCTGACATTGTACCAAACCTGTCGCTTCCTATTGATCA AAGAGTCAGCAGGTTCAACATCTCAAGGGCTAATGTTTGGGATGGAGCCGTCAGAGGTTTCAAGCGTACAACATATTCTGAAACCTGTGACCTGCTGGTCAGATTTACTGATGATGCTGGTATTTTTGAGGAGGGAATTGACACTGGTGGTCCAAGACGAGAATTTTTATCTCTGCTAATGAAACACCTGAAAGACCGGCACATTTTTGATGGACCAGAAGGACATCGGTTCTTGGTCTACAATGCAAATG CTGTTAGGGAGGATGAATACTTAATGGCAGGAAAGATGATCGCAGTGTCAGTTGTACATGGAGGTCCAGGACCCCATTTCCTGTCAGAAGATCTTGTACATTATCTTGCCGGCCAGCCTTCATTCAAACCAACAGTTAATTTAATAACTGATGAAGAAATAGGGAAAGCTTTGCGAGAG ATTAAGAATGCTGCTTCATTGGATGCTCTGCAAGAATGTATCATGAGACACAGCACAATGTTACAGACAGCAGGCTGTCTGAGACATGTTGCTGCTGTGGAAGAAAAGA TCGTGGCAGACTACCTCCAGTGGTATATTATTGACCGCAACTCATCTGTAATTGACAG ATTCAAAGATGGTCTTTCAGCCCTTCAGTTTCTGACTACACTACAGCAACACCCTACTTTGCTCACCCCTGTCCTGTGCCACTTTGAAAAGCGACTCACTGGCTTTGAGCTTGAAAAACTCTTCAAACCTGACCTCAGCCCTTCAGGGAGTAATAGGAGACTAAAAGAAAGTCAAACCGTGACCTACTGGGCAGACTATCTCCTTGACTGTGAAGGTTTGTAA